The following coding sequences are from one Acidimicrobiia bacterium window:
- a CDS encoding DNA primase has protein sequence MGIVDDDIQALRAATDIVAVITKYTQLRRSGQRWVGLCPFHGEKTPSFNVNQELGLYRCWGCQVRGDVITFVREVEHLDFVGAVELLAGWAGITLRYSDQSEGESRQRRHQLVAAVEQAVEWYHQRLLSAPDAAVARKYLRERGLSGEEVRAFRVGWAPEGWSELVKALKLPDDIVRDSGLGYLNRHDRQTDAFRARILFPIFDANGDAVGFGGRVMPGGEGPKYKNTPETALYQKSKLLYALNWSKARIVTDDRAIVCEGYTDVIGFARAGFPAAVATCGTALTEDHVKLLRRYARKLVLSFDADSAGQAAADRFYQWEKDHEIEVTVADLPPGVDPADLASSDPDRLARAVQEAVPFLKFRVERVLTAADLATVEGRARAAEAAIEVIREHPSDLVRDQYLMEVAGRTRVSHDQLRDMLRQPAPAPRGRPGDRRGPIPALESRAAPARARDERDGPELEILRHVIHQWEAVEPWVRYEELFTSELHAATFRVLMAHSTVSDALSAADPGVADLLGRLATEELQAEPFDAVVRFLTERARRDVAQLAVRVAAAPEDASLLAEQLWLTRIIDQLRDPIAARTAAEALVTFVGGQSDIGLPGGEERSDQLDAGSEPMD, from the coding sequence ATGGGCATCGTTGATGACGACATCCAAGCACTCCGGGCGGCCACTGACATCGTGGCGGTCATCACCAAGTACACCCAGTTGCGGCGCTCCGGTCAGCGATGGGTTGGCCTCTGTCCCTTCCACGGCGAGAAGACGCCATCGTTCAATGTAAATCAGGAACTCGGCCTCTACCGCTGCTGGGGCTGTCAGGTGCGAGGCGATGTGATCACTTTTGTGCGAGAGGTAGAGCACCTGGACTTCGTGGGGGCGGTGGAGCTTCTGGCCGGTTGGGCCGGCATCACCCTGCGCTATTCCGACCAGAGTGAAGGAGAGTCGCGCCAACGCCGCCATCAACTCGTGGCGGCCGTGGAACAAGCAGTCGAGTGGTACCACCAGCGTTTGCTCTCCGCCCCCGATGCCGCCGTGGCCCGTAAGTACCTTCGGGAACGGGGCTTGAGCGGCGAGGAAGTGCGGGCCTTTCGAGTGGGGTGGGCCCCGGAGGGATGGAGCGAATTGGTGAAGGCCCTCAAACTTCCCGATGACATCGTTCGGGATTCAGGGTTGGGCTACCTCAATCGGCATGATCGGCAAACCGACGCCTTCCGGGCCCGGATCCTCTTTCCAATCTTTGACGCCAATGGCGACGCGGTGGGCTTCGGCGGACGGGTGATGCCAGGGGGCGAGGGACCGAAGTACAAGAACACTCCCGAAACGGCGCTGTACCAAAAATCGAAGTTGCTCTATGCCTTGAACTGGTCCAAAGCGCGTATCGTGACCGACGACCGTGCCATCGTGTGCGAGGGGTACACCGACGTGATCGGCTTCGCTCGGGCTGGATTCCCCGCCGCCGTAGCCACTTGCGGCACCGCTCTTACCGAGGACCACGTGAAACTGCTGCGGCGCTACGCCCGCAAGTTGGTGTTGTCCTTCGACGCCGACTCGGCCGGTCAGGCGGCCGCCGATCGGTTCTACCAGTGGGAAAAAGATCACGAGATCGAAGTGACGGTGGCCGATCTACCTCCCGGGGTCGATCCGGCCGATCTGGCCTCCAGCGATCCAGATCGTTTGGCCCGCGCCGTGCAGGAGGCCGTGCCCTTCCTCAAGTTTCGGGTTGAACGGGTGCTTACCGCCGCCGACCTCGCCACGGTGGAGGGGCGGGCCCGAGCGGCCGAAGCGGCGATTGAGGTGATTCGAGAACATCCGAGCGACCTCGTGCGAGATCAATACCTGATGGAGGTGGCCGGTCGCACTCGGGTGTCGCACGATCAGCTTCGCGACATGCTCCGCCAACCTGCTCCCGCTCCTCGGGGGCGGCCGGGGGATCGACGCGGCCCCATCCCGGCGCTGGAATCGCGGGCCGCGCCAGCGCGGGCTCGCGATGAGCGCGATGGCCCCGAGTTGGAGATACTCCGCCACGTGATCCACCAGTGGGAGGCCGTGGAGCCATGGGTGCGGTACGAGGAGTTGTTCACGAGCGAACTTCACGCCGCCACTTTCCGCGTGCTCATGGCTCACTCCACGGTGTCCGATGCCCTCAGCGCCGCCGACCCGGGCGTAGCGGACCTCCTCGGTCGACTGGCCACCGAGGAACTCCAGGCGGAGCCGTTTGATGCGGTGGTGCGATTTCTCACCGAACGGGCTCGCCGGGACGTGGCCCAACTCGCCGTGCGCGTGGCGGCAGCGCCGGAGGACGCCAGCCTATTGGCTGAGCAGTTATGGCTCACTCGGATCATCGACCAGCTCCGTGACCCAATTGCCGCTAGGACTGCGGCGGAAGCGTTGGTAACCTTCGTGGGGGGGCAAAGCGACATCGGCCTGCCGGGGGGAGAAGAGCGAAGTGACCAACTCGATGCCGGCAGCGAGCCGATGGACTGA
- the rpoD gene encoding RNA polymerase sigma factor RpoD, whose product MPAASRWTDPAVYLQVLLDKGRIAGTLTMDDVLFVLRTVDLTPELIEEVRAGLAQAGVIIDESVRDHYDGPPDPAPLPARSGPEDHGVAQPASDAQHALSDFEQDGPELGGVRPARSAAVRRRTLKAAGSVLGEGSADPVRMYLKEIGRVPLLSGPEEVEYARRIEVGGLAATRLADLAAGGDLASLSFDERRLAQRAVRRGEDAREVMIEANLRLVVSIAKHYVGRNMAFLDLIQEGNLGLMRAVERFDYTKGFKFSTYATWWIRQAITRSIADQARTIRIPVHMVELINRVLRVQREMAQELTREPTVEELAAAVDLSEDRIREIQRINLDPLSLDTPVGSEEDSTFSDFIEDHGTETPGDAATRGMLNRAVIAALDGLNDRERAVMRLRFGLDDGQARTLEEVGKEFGVTRERIRQIESKTLAKLRHPQRSQKLRDYLDGE is encoded by the coding sequence ATGCCGGCAGCGAGCCGATGGACTGACCCGGCGGTCTATCTGCAGGTCTTGTTAGACAAAGGGCGGATAGCGGGCACGCTCACCATGGACGACGTGCTGTTCGTGTTGCGGACGGTAGACCTCACACCCGAGTTGATCGAAGAGGTGCGCGCTGGGCTAGCCCAAGCGGGTGTCATCATCGATGAGTCGGTGCGTGATCACTATGACGGGCCACCGGACCCCGCTCCGCTTCCGGCACGCTCGGGTCCTGAGGACCATGGGGTCGCCCAACCGGCCAGCGATGCCCAGCATGCCCTGAGCGATTTCGAGCAGGACGGTCCGGAACTCGGCGGTGTGCGACCGGCGCGCTCTGCGGCGGTCCGGCGTCGCACCCTGAAGGCGGCGGGGTCCGTCCTCGGCGAGGGTAGTGCTGATCCCGTGCGCATGTACCTCAAGGAGATCGGCCGGGTTCCGCTGTTGAGCGGGCCCGAAGAGGTGGAATACGCCCGCCGCATCGAGGTGGGTGGTCTGGCGGCGACTCGACTGGCTGATCTGGCGGCGGGGGGTGACCTCGCCAGCCTTTCCTTCGACGAGCGCCGGTTGGCCCAACGAGCCGTGCGCCGGGGGGAGGATGCTCGCGAGGTAATGATTGAGGCGAACCTGCGCCTGGTGGTGTCGATCGCCAAGCACTACGTCGGTCGGAACATGGCCTTCCTCGACCTCATCCAAGAGGGAAACCTTGGCTTGATGCGGGCCGTCGAGCGATTCGACTACACGAAGGGGTTCAAGTTCTCCACCTACGCCACCTGGTGGATTCGTCAGGCCATCACCCGCTCCATTGCGGATCAGGCTCGCACGATCCGCATACCGGTACACATGGTGGAGTTGATCAATCGGGTGCTCCGAGTACAACGGGAGATGGCTCAGGAGTTGACGCGCGAGCCCACTGTGGAAGAACTCGCCGCCGCCGTGGACCTCAGCGAGGACCGTATTCGGGAGATTCAGCGCATCAACCTCGATCCCCTTTCGCTGGATACGCCAGTGGGCAGCGAGGAGGATTCCACTTTTTCGGACTTCATCGAGGATCACGGCACCGAGACCCCGGGTGATGCCGCGACTCGGGGCATGCTCAATCGAGCCGTGATCGCGGCCCTCGATGGCCTCAACGACCGAGAGCGGGCGGTCATGCGACTGCGCTTTGGCCTCGATGACGGACAAGCCCGCACGCTGGAGGAAGTGGGCAAGGAATTTGGCGTCACGAGAGAGCGCATCCGTCAGATCGAATCGAAGACGCTGGCCAAGCTCCGGCACCCCCAGCGCAGCCAGAAACTCAGGGACTATCTCGACGGCGAGTAG